In Candidatus Binatus sp., a single genomic region encodes these proteins:
- a CDS encoding zinc-binding dehydrogenase: MKAAVFRERDKMAVVDVPKPTPGAGEVVLKVHNCGICGSDLHAVQYGIGMACDTVMGHEFCGEIHELGTNVNGYKVGDRVTSLPYIVCGACDACRRDDSMHCAKILGLGLGQLPGAYAEYVRCGVGSLLKLPHNVSSREGALVEPLSVGLHGVNRSQIKSGMGCVVMGAGPIGLSTLLWAKARGAAVVVSELAPGRTELAMKLGADAVVNPNVESPSDKVKSLTGRAPEVVFECIGVKSTLSSAIGMVANHGRVVVLGVCMEADHIVPLVCIMKEISVDFVLAYTFGEFQETINAFSSGQIDAKPMITDIIEVDQVPAMFEALKDPGSHAKVMVEFPH; the protein is encoded by the coding sequence ATGAAAGCAGCAGTCTTCAGAGAAAGAGACAAGATGGCGGTGGTGGACGTTCCCAAGCCCACGCCGGGCGCCGGCGAAGTGGTCCTCAAGGTCCACAATTGCGGAATCTGCGGGTCTGATTTGCATGCCGTCCAGTACGGAATCGGGATGGCCTGCGACACCGTGATGGGCCATGAATTCTGCGGCGAGATCCACGAACTCGGCACCAACGTCAACGGCTACAAAGTTGGTGACCGCGTTACCTCGCTGCCGTATATCGTTTGCGGCGCCTGCGACGCCTGCCGCCGCGACGACTCGATGCATTGCGCGAAGATTCTCGGCCTCGGCCTCGGCCAGTTGCCCGGCGCTTACGCCGAGTACGTCCGATGCGGCGTCGGAAGCCTGCTGAAGCTACCGCACAACGTCAGTTCGCGCGAAGGCGCGCTGGTCGAGCCCCTGTCGGTCGGCCTGCACGGAGTCAATCGCTCGCAGATCAAGTCGGGGATGGGATGCGTCGTGATGGGCGCTGGCCCGATCGGGTTGTCGACCCTGCTGTGGGCCAAGGCCCGCGGCGCCGCTGTCGTCGTATCGGAACTGGCGCCGGGGCGGACCGAGCTTGCGATGAAACTCGGCGCCGACGCGGTCGTCAATCCGAACGTCGAAAGCCCGTCGGACAAGGTCAAATCGCTCACCGGCCGCGCGCCCGAAGTAGTTTTCGAATGCATCGGCGTGAAATCAACGCTGAGTTCCGCAATCGGGATGGTCGCCAATCACGGGCGCGTCGTCGTGCTCGGCGTATGCATGGAGGCAGACCACATCGTGCCGCTGGTCTGCATCATGAAAGAGATAAGCGTCGATTTCGTACTCGCCTACACGTTCGGCGAGTTCCAGGAAACGATCAACGCCTTCTCGTCCGGCCAGATCGACGCGAAGCCGATGATCACCGACATCATCGAGGTGGACCAGGTGCCGGCGATGTTCGAAGCGCTGAAGGATCCTGGGTCGCACGCCAAGGTGATGGTGGAATTTCCGCACTGA
- the gloA gene encoding lactoylglutathione lyase — protein MRMLHTMLRVNNLDESLKFYCDKLGMKLLRKHDFPGGEFTLAFVGYGSEDDNTVIELTWNWGTSKYDLGNAYGHVALGVEDIYKACDDLRKNGVPIVREPGPMKHGTTSIAFIEDPNGYKIELIEQKRASAA, from the coding sequence ATGCGAATGCTGCATACGATGCTTCGGGTGAACAATCTGGACGAGTCGCTGAAGTTCTACTGCGACAAGCTCGGGATGAAGCTGCTGCGCAAGCATGATTTCCCCGGCGGTGAATTCACGCTCGCCTTTGTCGGCTATGGCAGCGAGGACGACAACACGGTGATCGAGCTCACGTGGAACTGGGGCACCTCGAAATACGATCTCGGCAACGCGTATGGCCACGTCGCGCTCGGCGTCGAGGACATCTACAAGGCTTGCGACGATCTCAGGAAAAACGGCGTGCCGATTGTGCGCGAGCCCGGTCCGATGAAACATGGCACTACTTCGATTGCGTTCATCGAAGATCCCAACGGCTACAAAATCGAACTAATCGAACAGAAGCGCGCCTCGGCCGCCTGA